A part of Brassica rapa cultivar Chiifu-401-42 chromosome A05, CAAS_Brap_v3.01, whole genome shotgun sequence genomic DNA contains:
- the LOC103870872 gene encoding uncharacterized protein LOC103870872, with protein MDCNKEEATRAMNVAEEKMRCGDFVGAQKLVMKAQRLFPELENVQKLLAVCDVHSSADKKIKGLDDWYGILQVQPSADSDTIKKQYRKLCLLLHPDKNKFPGAEAAFKFVGEANRWLSDQIKRSQYDVRYRSHSLFASRESNANSLRSASSSVNTAAVNIASGLTFWTCCRNCGHRYKYLKVYVNQVMRCSSCQKSYTACNIGSDEVPFGSSTADANQEMNNTSRQHPCTGAESGSSSAAKAKNETVGKKINKRSQKKQKREAGDKKPKKDEGCTESEAEGGRPGKGERVSNNSVEVPKPDVLKPQPEVKEPETSAAAEMNKNGTVGKKLNKRSQKKQKREAGDKKPKKNEGCTESEAEGGRPHKGETVTNNSVEVPKPDVLKPQPEVKEPETSAAAEMNKNGTVRGKLNKRNQKRVAGDKKPEKDEGCIENDAEAGRPQIGAEIPKPDILKPQPEEKEPQNSAGKSMPDLSAPKTKQTARKKRKSVEESSMSFEVDGSDAAVDKTDTDESNKRKPQVSYAEKRRNSDSVIPPTKKTKSGCEVDESDVNTKQTDEDNTSLEPAEKGKAKESENSGNNNIFSGKNKESEGCDRNGEDAALSSKMSEVENGHNKADENRNTLEIPDPEFNVFEDERRPENFAVNQVWSTCDSRDGMPRRYARVRKVLSSDFKLRVTYLKPVQENNDESIPVTWGKFNNGETKDVENRSIFSGQMLHSVCNRVVSIYPRKGEIWAMFSDWDEESSTLENHELPYKYDVVEIVNDFKEEAGIGAAYLGKVKGFVSLFQREAKNTVCQVQLAPERMLRFSHKVPAVKMTGTEKEGVPAGSYELDPTALPKDIFQVEEVNVEMDSETMKGKADSPYPEAPEIGMKTKPVPEIFPSPPRKRQKSDDDGGCSNRDKICSTSVSIGEAEGEASRTNDSSSCQANKKSVPNWSRKNGEASDAFKLRKSPRLQTTPSQQVEETKSAKQGDKMKTPKTTDKGLVTDSLGINESSKGIQQRVESQVGEGSKKRGRDGELPSSSKQNDLLAQLDGSTNKLLETTPASSSCKTPQRNAFDFNNERSVDKFRRDQTWAIYSDDKGMPTEYVKIKKVEIKPELVLHVAHMELCPPSTEPVTRSVSCGEFRMETGKPKTLPLTRFSHRVKPFDSKQKIVKVYPRKGDIWALRKSCDSTEEEHDIVEVVEGYCEGKSIKAMALTAKGFSSIYTRKHGSHVSSLVIPKAEMSRFSHQVPAVKQEKRATRLAEGGYWELDPAAIPPPTTIVID; from the coding sequence ATGGATTGCAACAAAGAAGAGGCTACAAGGGCGATGAATGTAGCAGAGGAAAAGATGAGGTGTGGTGATTTCGTTGGAGCTCAGAAACTGGTAATGAAGGCTCAGAGACTCTTCCCCGAACTGGAAAACGTACAGAAGCTGTTAGCCGTGTGTGATGTGCATTCCTCTGCTGATAAGAAAATTAAAGGGCTTGACGATTGGTATGGTATCCTTCAGGTTCAGCCTTCTGCTGATTCCGACACTATCAAGAAGCAGTATAGGAAGCTTTGTCTGCTTCTGCATCCGGATAAGAACAAGTTTCCTGGTGCGGAAGCTGCTTTCAAGTTTGTTGGGGAGGCAAACAGGTGGCTCTCTGATCAGATCAAACGGTCTCAGTATGATGTTAGATACAGATCACATTCGCTGTTTGCTAGCAGGGAGTCGAATGCAAACTCTCTTCGCAGCGCCTCCTCATCTGTAAATACTGCGGCAGTGAATATTGCGAGTGGGTTAACGTTTTGGACGTGTTGCAGAAACTGTGGCCACAGGTATAAATACTTGAAGGTTTATGTGAACCAAGTTATGCGCTGTTCCTCTTGCCAGAAATCTTACACTGCCTGCAACATCGGGTCTGATGAGGTGCCATTTGGTAGTTCAACCGCTGATGCAAATCAAGAGATGAATAACACATCTCGGCAGCATCCTTGTACAGGAGCAGAATCAGGAAGTTCATCAGCTGCGAAGGCTAAGAATGAGACAGTCGGAAAGAAAATCAACAAGAGGAGTCAGAAAAAACAGAAAAGAGAGGCTGGTGACAAGAAACCCAAGAAAGATGAGGGTTGCACAGAGAGTGAAGCTGAAGGAGGAAGACCCGGGAAAGGTGAGAGAGTTTCCAATAATTCTGTGGAAGTACCTAAACCTGATGTATTGAAGCCGCAGCCTGAAGTAAAAGAACCCGAGACTAGTGCAGCAGCTGAGATGAATAAGAATGGGACAGTCGGAAAGAAACTCAACAAGAGGAGTCAGAAAAAACAGAAAAGAGAGGCTGGTGACAAGAAACCCAAGAAAAATGAGGGTTGTACAGAGAGTGAAGCTGAAGGAGGAAGACCCCATAAAGGTGAGACAGTTACCAATAATTCTGTGGAAGTACCTAAACCTGATGTATTGAAGCCGCAGCCTGAAGTAAAAGAACCTGAGACTAGTGCAGCAGCTGAGATGAATAAGAATGGGACAGTCAGAGGGAAACTCAACAAGAGGAATCAGAAACGAGTTGCTGGTGACAAGAAACCCGAGAAAGATGAGGGTTGTATAGAGAATGACGCTGAAGCAGGAAGACCCCAGATAGGTGCTGAAATACCTAAACCTGATATTCTGAAGCCCCAGCCTGAAGAAAAAGAACCGCAGAATAGTGCTGGAAAGTCAATGCCTGATTTATCAGCTCCAAAGACGAAACAGACAgccagaaagaagagaaaatctGTTGAGGAATCCTCTATGAGTTTTGAAGTTGATGGCTCTGATGCTGCTGTGGATAAAACAGACACGGATGAATCTAATAAGAGGAAGCCGCAGGTTTCTTATGCAGAGAAGAGACGCAATAGTGATTCTGTAATCCCTCCGACAAAAAAGACAAAATCAGGCTGTGAAGTTGATGAGTCTGATGTTAATACAAAGCAGACGGATGAGGATAATACGTCACTGGAACCTGCTGAAAAAGGAAAAGCCAAAGAAAGTGAAAATTCTGGAAATAACAATATCTTCTCAGGTAAAAACAAAGAGAGTGAAGGCTGTGATCGTAATGGAGAAGACGCAGCTTTGTCGAGCAAGATGAGTGAAGTTGAAAATGGACACAACAAAGCTGATGAAAACCGTAATACGCTGGAAATACCTGATCCAGAATTTAATGTGTTTGAAGATGAACGGAGACCAGAAAATTTTGCTGTCAATCAAGTCTGGTCTACCTGTGATTCAAGAGATGGTATGCCACGGAGATATGCTCGGGTAAGGAAAGTGCTGTCTTCCGATTTCAAGCTGCGAGTTACCTACCTAAAGCCTGTTCAGGAAAATAATGATGAAAGCATTCCAGTTACATGGGGAAAGTTCAATAATGGAGAAACAAAGGATGTCGAGAACCGCTCAATTTTTTCAGGTCAGATGCTTCACTCGGTCTGCAACAGGGTTGTTTCTATATATCCAAGGAAAGGAGAAATTTGGGCTATGTTCAGTGACTGGGATGAGGAATCGAGCACTCTAGAGAACCACGAATTGCCGTATAAGTATGACGTCGTGGAAATTGTGAACGATTTTAAGGAAGAGGCTGGTATTGGAGCGGCTTATTTGGGAAAAGTTAAAGGGTTTGTTTCCCTTTTTCAGCGGGAGGCTAAGAATACAGTGTGTCAGGTTCAGTTAGCtccagaacggatgcttagattTTCTCACAAAGTTCCAGCCGTCAAAATGACTGGAACGGAGAAAGAAGGTGTTCCAGCTGGCTCATATGAACTGGACCCGACTGCACTGCCAAAAGATATATTTCAGGTTGAAGAGGTTAATGTGGAGATGGACAGTGAGACAATGAAAGGAAAAGCTGATAGCCCTTATCCTGAAGCTCCAGAGATTGGAATGAAGACCAAGCCTGTTCCAGAGATCTTTCCGTCTCCTCCAAGGAAACGTCAAAAATCTGACGATGATGGCGGATGCAGTAACCGTGATAAGATTTGTTCAACATCTGTGTCAATTGGGGAAGCTGAAGGCGAAGCCAGCAGAACCAATGATTCTTCTTCTTGCCAAGCTAATAAAAAGAGCGTGCCGAACTGGTCTAGAAAGAATGGGGAGGCGTCTGATGCCTTCAAGCTGCGCAAATCTCCTCGTCTTCAAACAACTCCAAGCCAACAAGTAGAGGAGACGAAGAGTGCTAAACAAGGCGATAAGATGAAAACCCCAAAGACAACTGATAAGGGTCTTGTGACAGATTCTTTGGGAATAAACGAATCGTCCAAAGGCATACAGCAACGGGTAGAAAGTCAGGTAGGAGAAGGCTCGAAGAAAAGAGGACGCGATGGTGAATTACCGTCTAGCTCTAAGCAGAATGATTTGCTAGCTCAGTTGGATGGTTCTACTAACAAGCTCCTTGAGACAACTCCTGCGTCATCAAGTTGCAAAACGCCGCAAAGAAATGCCTTCGACTTCAATAACGAGAGATCTGTGGACAAATTCCGACGTGATCAGACATGGGCTATTTATAGCGATGACAAAGGAATGCCCACAGAGTACGTGAAGATCAAGAAAGTGGAAATCAAGCCTGAACTCGTGTTACACGTAGCCCATATGGAGCTGTGTCCGCCATCGACAGAACCTGTAACCCGCTCCGTGTCATGTGGGGAGTTCAGAATGGAAACCGGGAAACCCAAAACCCTTCCTCTAACGAGGTTCTCACATCGTGTCAAACCTTTTGACAGTAAGCAGAAGATAGTCAAAGTATACCCAAGGAAAGGTGACATCTGGGCTCTCCGTAAGAGCTGTGATAGCACCGAAGAAGAGCATGATATTGTAGAAGTGGTGGAAGGTTACTGTGAAGGGAAGAGCATAAAGGCGATGGCTTTGACTGCTAAAGGCTTCAGTTCTATATACACAAGGAAGCATGGGTCACATGTGAGTTCGTTAGTGATTCCAAAGGCGGAAATGAGTAGGTTTTCTCATCAGGTTCCGGCTGTCAAACAGGAGAAGAGAGCAACAAGGCTAGCTGAAGGAGGATACTGGGAGCTTGACCCTGCAGCCATTCCACCTCCCACCACCATAGTCATAGACTGA
- the LOC103870873 gene encoding probable protein S-acyltransferase 17 isoform X1 — MAVPWLLVAHGIMTLTVVISFLCGQWPIFKGTPFQWTHYFLTRGAYHYLLRFVGMVFGSKGTDVVLTVEQFCCDRPNPILQIIYIGIIGSVYFVIAKSSFIYIPGYYIGHVHKYTSFLAVVVGVILFLLTSFCDPGTVNANNVSQYISAYPYDGIIYSEKECSTCRIPKPARSKHCSICNRCVARFDHHCGWMNNCIGERNTRYFMAFLFWHFLLCLYGAIAIGFVLAGRVKELRVVHILTVYYGVDNSFRSLASRVLQWLAGTYNTQILVMVFLAIVSLLLAGFFAYHLKLCLINTTTNETFKWREYISLRKKLSVAKASSAALKAGAPYCEVKKRKCFGLCGRSSAHDDEAEAKAQAIVKRNMYDRGSFQNLSEIVFPLSSRPHTSYKPNPKSE, encoded by the exons ATGGCGGTACCGTGGCTATTGGTAGCTCACGGGATCATGACGTTGACGGTGGTCATCTCTTTCCTCTGCGGTCAATGGCCAATCTTCAAAGGCACACCTTTTCAATGGACTCACTACTTCCTCACTCGCGGCGCCTATCACTACTTACT GAGGTTTGTCGGAATGGTGTTTGGTTCCAAGGGTACAGACGTTGTCTTAACGGTGGAGCAGTTCTGTTGCGACCGTCCTAATCCCATATTGCAA atCATATACATAGGCATTATTGGATCAGTATACTTTGTGATTGCAAAGTCTTCCTTCATCTATATACCTGGATACTATATTGGCCATGTTCACAA GTACACAAGCTTTCTAGCTGTTGTTGTCGGTGTTATACTTTTCTTATTGACAAGCTTTTGTGATCCAGGTACTGTGAATGCTAACAATGTTTCGCAGTACATTTCAGCTTACCCTTATGATGGTATTATTTATTCTGAGAAGGAATGTTCGACTTGTAGAATCCCAAA gccAGCTAGATCCAAGCATTGCAGCATATGTAACCGATGTGTAGCTCGGTTTGACCATCACTGTGGCTGGATG AATAACTGTATTGGAGAAAGGAATACTAGATATTTCATGGCTTTCCTCTTTTG GCATTTTCTTCTTTGCTTGTACGGAGCAATAGCTATTGGGTTTGTTCTTGCTGGACGAGTTAAAGAACTCCGTGTTGTGCATATCTTAACTG TCTATTATGGCGTAGATAATTCTTTCCGCAGCTTGGCTTCTCGAGTATTACAG TGGCTGGCTGGTACATACAACACCCAAATACTTGTGATGGTGTTTCTAGCCATTGTTTCTCTCCTCCTCGCTGGCTTCTTTGCTTACCACTTAAAACTCTGCTTAATCAACACAACTACTAACGAG ACTTTTAAATGGAGAGAGTACATAAGCTTGAGGAAGAAGCTCAGTGTAGCAAAGGCAAGCTCTGCGGCTCTCAAGGCTGGAGCGCCGTACTGTGAAGTGAAGAAACGCAAATGCTTTGGGCTTTGTGGAAGATCCTCTGCACATGATGATGAAGCAGAAGCCAAAGCTCAAGCTATAGTGAAACGGAATATGTATGATAGAGGAAGTTTCCAGAACCTTTCTGAGATTGTTTTCCCTTTATCATCAAGACCACATACTTCTTACAAACCAAACCCCAAGTCTGAATAG
- the LOC103870873 gene encoding probable protein S-acyltransferase 17 isoform X2 encodes MAVPWLLVAHGIMTLTVVISFLCGQWPIFKGTPFQWTHYFLTRGAYHYLLRFVGMVFGSKGTDVVLTVEQFCCDRPNPILQIIYIGIIGSVYFVIAKSSFIYIPGYYIGHVHKIFVLYVVGTVNANNVSQYISAYPYDGIIYSEKECSTCRIPKPARSKHCSICNRCVARFDHHCGWMNNCIGERNTRYFMAFLFWHFLLCLYGAIAIGFVLAGRVKELRVVHILTVYYGVDNSFRSLASRVLQWLAGTYNTQILVMVFLAIVSLLLAGFFAYHLKLCLINTTTNETFKWREYISLRKKLSVAKASSAALKAGAPYCEVKKRKCFGLCGRSSAHDDEAEAKAQAIVKRNMYDRGSFQNLSEIVFPLSSRPHTSYKPNPKSE; translated from the exons ATGGCGGTACCGTGGCTATTGGTAGCTCACGGGATCATGACGTTGACGGTGGTCATCTCTTTCCTCTGCGGTCAATGGCCAATCTTCAAAGGCACACCTTTTCAATGGACTCACTACTTCCTCACTCGCGGCGCCTATCACTACTTACT GAGGTTTGTCGGAATGGTGTTTGGTTCCAAGGGTACAGACGTTGTCTTAACGGTGGAGCAGTTCTGTTGCGACCGTCCTAATCCCATATTGCAA atCATATACATAGGCATTATTGGATCAGTATACTTTGTGATTGCAAAGTCTTCCTTCATCTATATACCTGGATACTATATTGGCCATGTTCACAA AATCTTTGTATTGTATGTTGTAG GTACTGTGAATGCTAACAATGTTTCGCAGTACATTTCAGCTTACCCTTATGATGGTATTATTTATTCTGAGAAGGAATGTTCGACTTGTAGAATCCCAAA gccAGCTAGATCCAAGCATTGCAGCATATGTAACCGATGTGTAGCTCGGTTTGACCATCACTGTGGCTGGATG AATAACTGTATTGGAGAAAGGAATACTAGATATTTCATGGCTTTCCTCTTTTG GCATTTTCTTCTTTGCTTGTACGGAGCAATAGCTATTGGGTTTGTTCTTGCTGGACGAGTTAAAGAACTCCGTGTTGTGCATATCTTAACTG TCTATTATGGCGTAGATAATTCTTTCCGCAGCTTGGCTTCTCGAGTATTACAG TGGCTGGCTGGTACATACAACACCCAAATACTTGTGATGGTGTTTCTAGCCATTGTTTCTCTCCTCCTCGCTGGCTTCTTTGCTTACCACTTAAAACTCTGCTTAATCAACACAACTACTAACGAG ACTTTTAAATGGAGAGAGTACATAAGCTTGAGGAAGAAGCTCAGTGTAGCAAAGGCAAGCTCTGCGGCTCTCAAGGCTGGAGCGCCGTACTGTGAAGTGAAGAAACGCAAATGCTTTGGGCTTTGTGGAAGATCCTCTGCACATGATGATGAAGCAGAAGCCAAAGCTCAAGCTATAGTGAAACGGAATATGTATGATAGAGGAAGTTTCCAGAACCTTTCTGAGATTGTTTTCCCTTTATCATCAAGACCACATACTTCTTACAAACCAAACCCCAAGTCTGAATAG
- the LOC103870877 gene encoding histone-lysine N-methyltransferase, H3 lysine-79 specific-like isoform X2: MLDLSGQVREYKEMMVESVRKQSLEMEEKEKESDLRRSLEAELLMLVLEMQMVEEVEREFRVREEKLEEREEVVRVLGENVQERCDEMEKREEDFELKAKDVEVKRKELEKERRLLDETFKERSNEMEKREEEFQLKAKDVEVKRKELELKEKSVEEIMSEMEKREEKFQLRQDSEAKEIEAKMRSLELKEKELQRKEKELDELSKQTESRKRSREEPETSLFAENDPLTHSVKRLKSIREHNHEDREKETDLDCVILDSTDDDEADDDEDPEPYNCLDADFNNFNNTMSSFSVGQIWALYDPLDHMPRLYAKIKKVLELEMKVEVTWLESKQKSHIPISCGEFKYGERTVKSYLTFSHLMDHIGGTGKKKKSIITINPRKGETWALFRDWKKQQKRPYSYDFVQVVSELDSGGIGVAYLGRVEGFTSVYKLVEQNGVLQMMVTCDEMLRFSHRVPSFKLTGDEKKGVPAGSFELDPAAIPRDYLEASEVKQEE; the protein is encoded by the exons ATGCTAGATCTCTCGGGTCAGGTGAGAGAGTACAAGGAGATGATGGTGGAGTCTGTGAGGAAACAGTCTCTGGAGATGGAGGAGAAAGAAAAGGAATCTGATTTGAGACGGTCTTTGGAGGCGGAGTTGCTGATGCTTGTTCTAGAGATGCAGATGGTTGAAGAGGTAGAGAGAGAGTTTCGAGTTAGGGAAGAGAAGCTTGAAGAGAGGGAGGAGGTGGTTAGAGTGCTTGGTGAGAATGTTCAAGAGAGATGTGATGAGATGGAGAAGAGGGAAGAGGATTTTGAACTCAAAGCCAAAGATGTTGAAGTGAAGAGGAAGGAgcttgagaaagagagaaggtTGCTTGATGAAACCTTCAAGGAGAGGTCTAATGAGATGGAGAAGAGGGAAGAGGAGTTTCAGCTCAAAGCTAAAGATGTTGAGGTGAAGAGGAAGGAGCTTGAGCTAAAGGAGAAGAGTGTTGAAGAGATAATGAGTGAG ATGGAGAAGAGGGAAGAGAAGTTTCAGCTGAGACAAGACTCAGAGGCCAAAGAGATTGAAGCCAAGATGAGGTCTCTTGAGCTCAAGGAGAAGGAGCTTCAACGTAAGGAGAAAGAGTTGGATGAGCTATCAAAACAAACTGAGAGTAGAAAGAGATCAAGAGAGGAACCTGAGACATCACTCTTTGCTGAGAATGATCCTCTCACTCACAGTGTAAAAAGACTCAAATCCATTAGAGAACACAACCATGAAGATAGAGAGAAGGAAACAGATTTGGACTGTGTGATTCTTGACTCCACAGACGACGATGaagctgatgatgatgaggatccCGAGCCATACAACTGCCTCGACGCAGACTTCAACAACTTCAACAACACCATGAGCTCCTTCTCCGTGGGCCAAATATGGGCTCTCTACGATCCGTTAGACCACATGCCTAGACTATACGCTAAGATCAAGAAAGTCCTTGAGCTTGAGATGAAAGTGGAAGTCACATGGCTCGAGTCAAAACAAAAGAGTCACATCCCCATCTCTTGTGGTGAATTCAAGTACGGCGAAAGAACCGTAAAGAGCTACTTGACGTTCTCTCATTTGATGGATCACATAGGAGGAActggcaagaagaagaagagcatcATCACCATAAACCCGAGGAAAGGTGAGACATGGGCTCTCTTCAGAGATTGGAAGAAGCAGCAAAAGCGTCCTTATAGCTACGACTTCGTCCAAGTCGTGTCTGAGTTGGACAGTGGAGGCATTGGAGTGGCGTACCTAGGGAGAGTGGAAGGGTTCACGTCGGTGTACAAGCTCGTTGAGCAAAATGGAGTCTTGCAAATGATGGTGACATGTGATGAGATGCTTAGGTTTTCGCATAGAGTCCCGTCTTTCAAACTGACTGGAGATGAGAAGAAAGGTGTCCCAGCTGGCTCTTTCGAGCTAGACCCTGCTGCTATTCCTAGAGATTATCTTGAAGCTTCTGAGGTTAAACAAGAGGAGTAA
- the LOC103870877 gene encoding flagellar attachment zone protein 1-like isoform X1 — translation MLDLSGQVREYKEMMVESVRKQSLEMEEKEKESDLRRSLEAELLMLVLEMQMVEEVEREFRVREEKLEEREEVVRVLGENVQERCDEMEKREEDFELKAKDVEVKRKELEKERRLLDETFKERSNEMEKREEEFQLKAKDVEVKRKELELKEKSVEEIMSEVEAREKVQRLLDETIKEKSNEMEKREEKFQLRQDSEAKEIEAKMRSLELKEKELQRKEKELDELSKQTESRKRSREEPETSLFAENDPLTHSVKRLKSIREHNHEDREKETDLDCVILDSTDDDEADDDEDPEPYNCLDADFNNFNNTMSSFSVGQIWALYDPLDHMPRLYAKIKKVLELEMKVEVTWLESKQKSHIPISCGEFKYGERTVKSYLTFSHLMDHIGGTGKKKKSIITINPRKGETWALFRDWKKQQKRPYSYDFVQVVSELDSGGIGVAYLGRVEGFTSVYKLVEQNGVLQMMVTCDEMLRFSHRVPSFKLTGDEKKGVPAGSFELDPAAIPRDYLEASEVKQEE, via the coding sequence ATGCTAGATCTCTCGGGTCAGGTGAGAGAGTACAAGGAGATGATGGTGGAGTCTGTGAGGAAACAGTCTCTGGAGATGGAGGAGAAAGAAAAGGAATCTGATTTGAGACGGTCTTTGGAGGCGGAGTTGCTGATGCTTGTTCTAGAGATGCAGATGGTTGAAGAGGTAGAGAGAGAGTTTCGAGTTAGGGAAGAGAAGCTTGAAGAGAGGGAGGAGGTGGTTAGAGTGCTTGGTGAGAATGTTCAAGAGAGATGTGATGAGATGGAGAAGAGGGAAGAGGATTTTGAACTCAAAGCCAAAGATGTTGAAGTGAAGAGGAAGGAgcttgagaaagagagaaggtTGCTTGATGAAACCTTCAAGGAGAGGTCTAATGAGATGGAGAAGAGGGAAGAGGAGTTTCAGCTCAAAGCTAAAGATGTTGAGGTGAAGAGGAAGGAGCTTGAGCTAAAGGAGAAGAGTGTTGAAGAGATAATGAGTGAGGTTGAAGCAAGGGAGAAGGTTCAAAGGTTGCTTGATGAAACCATCAAGGAGAAGTCTAATGAGATGGAGAAGAGGGAAGAGAAGTTTCAGCTGAGACAAGACTCAGAGGCCAAAGAGATTGAAGCCAAGATGAGGTCTCTTGAGCTCAAGGAGAAGGAGCTTCAACGTAAGGAGAAAGAGTTGGATGAGCTATCAAAACAAACTGAGAGTAGAAAGAGATCAAGAGAGGAACCTGAGACATCACTCTTTGCTGAGAATGATCCTCTCACTCACAGTGTAAAAAGACTCAAATCCATTAGAGAACACAACCATGAAGATAGAGAGAAGGAAACAGATTTGGACTGTGTGATTCTTGACTCCACAGACGACGATGaagctgatgatgatgaggatccCGAGCCATACAACTGCCTCGACGCAGACTTCAACAACTTCAACAACACCATGAGCTCCTTCTCCGTGGGCCAAATATGGGCTCTCTACGATCCGTTAGACCACATGCCTAGACTATACGCTAAGATCAAGAAAGTCCTTGAGCTTGAGATGAAAGTGGAAGTCACATGGCTCGAGTCAAAACAAAAGAGTCACATCCCCATCTCTTGTGGTGAATTCAAGTACGGCGAAAGAACCGTAAAGAGCTACTTGACGTTCTCTCATTTGATGGATCACATAGGAGGAActggcaagaagaagaagagcatcATCACCATAAACCCGAGGAAAGGTGAGACATGGGCTCTCTTCAGAGATTGGAAGAAGCAGCAAAAGCGTCCTTATAGCTACGACTTCGTCCAAGTCGTGTCTGAGTTGGACAGTGGAGGCATTGGAGTGGCGTACCTAGGGAGAGTGGAAGGGTTCACGTCGGTGTACAAGCTCGTTGAGCAAAATGGAGTCTTGCAAATGATGGTGACATGTGATGAGATGCTTAGGTTTTCGCATAGAGTCCCGTCTTTCAAACTGACTGGAGATGAGAAGAAAGGTGTCCCAGCTGGCTCTTTCGAGCTAGACCCTGCTGCTATTCCTAGAGATTATCTTGAAGCTTCTGAGGTTAAACAAGAGGAGTAA